One part of the Sporichthyaceae bacterium genome encodes these proteins:
- a CDS encoding DUF6328 family protein, giving the protein MGENGNYERTESKTSRFDRQWAELLQEMRVMQTGVQVLTGFLLTIPFQQRFGELSQTQRRLYIAAVGLAALSTLFLIAPVAMHRMLFRRRERDRLLMRGHHCVLAGLTLLATAVSAAMTLIVSVVFNRTAGWVVGGVSLLLFALVWGAWPMAVRHEVPGFED; this is encoded by the coding sequence GTGGGCGAGAACGGCAACTACGAGCGCACCGAGTCGAAGACCTCCCGGTTCGATCGGCAGTGGGCCGAACTGCTGCAGGAAATGCGGGTCATGCAGACCGGCGTGCAGGTGCTCACCGGCTTCTTGCTCACCATCCCCTTCCAACAACGTTTCGGTGAGCTGAGCCAGACCCAGCGCCGGCTGTACATCGCCGCGGTCGGATTGGCCGCGCTGTCCACGCTGTTCCTCATCGCGCCGGTTGCCATGCACCGCATGCTGTTCCGCCGGCGGGAACGGGACCGATTGTTGATGCGCGGCCACCACTGCGTGTTGGCCGGACTGACGCTGTTGGCCACCGCGGTGTCGGCGGCCATGACGCTGATCGTGAGTGTGGTGTTCAACCGGACCGCGGGCTGGGTGGTCGGCGGGGTTTCGTTGCTGCTCTTCGCACTGGTCTGGGGGGCCTGGCCGATGGCCGTGCGGCACGAGGTGCCGGGCTTCGAGGACTGA